In the Desulfitobacterium hafniense DCB-2 genome, TTCTTACATTTGTAAGATAATTATATATTACATGTGTAAGAAATATAAGTCAATCCTGAAAATCCGCCTATATTTCCCCATTCCCTGCCTCTTCAGCACTTAATTTTTATTTTTTATAATCCCTTTGCCGGTGTTATAAGTTGTCACACCTGTCATGTCAAGTCCATATACTATATTAAAAACCGGGAAGGAATTGTCATGAATGATTTGGTAAAGGAACGCACTCCGCAGATCATCGCGGCGGAGATCAACAACTATAAAGAGTCCACCGGGAGAATCCAGTTATCCTGTGCTGTGGAGATAGGCCGGCGGCTGATGGAGGCCAAGGCGCTTCTTCCTCACGGAGAATGGGGAAAATGGCTGCAGGAGTATGTGAGTTATTCCCAGCTTACGGCAGAGAGATATATGAAAGTCGCCCGGGAGTACGGGCAGACCAGGGGGGACTCCCCAGGGGAGGAAAAAGCAAAATCATCAACGTTGAAGATTTTATCCTACTCCCAGGCACTGACTCTGCTGGATGTTCCGGAAGAAGAGCGGGTAGAGTTCATTGCCGAACTGGATATCGAAAATATGTCCGTACGCCAGCTGCAGAGGGCCATCAAGGAGCGGGAGCAGGCCAGGTGGGAAAAAGAGGAGACTGAGCAGGAAAACAAGGAACTGCAGAAAGCTCTGGAGGGCGAAAAGGCGGAAAACAGTGAGCTGAAAAAAGAACGTGACGACCTGAAGACCAAGGCTGGGGAACTGGAGAAGGAAAAACAAAATCTGGAGCAGGATGTGGAGAAAAGGAAGGCTGAGAACAGCAAGCTCAAAGAAAAGCCGCTCTTCAAGAGCAATCAAAAGCTGAGGGCTGACCTTACTGCCGCCCAAATTAAGAACGCTACCCATAAAGTTGCTTTTAAATTTGAAGCTCTGGAAAGGGCATTCAAAGAACTGACTTATGAGCTGAACCTGCTGCTTATGATTGATAAGGATGTGTATGGGGAGTATCGGAAAACTCTGCGGAAGTTTCTGTTGAAATGTCTGGAGGAGAAAGTGGGAAATTGATGGATACGTGCAGTGCAAGGAAAGCGAGTCCTTTGGTGTAAAACCTGGACTCGCTTTTCGTTTTATGGCTGCTTATTTGTCTGATCTGTCGAATCATGAGAGGGCTTGTATGTTCATAGGGTGCTGGTTATAATAGGGGAAATTAAAAAGAAATTCATACATAACAGTGAAAGGTGGAGCATCATGCCTGCCAGAATGAAATTG is a window encoding:
- a CDS encoding DUF3102 domain-containing protein yields the protein MNDLVKERTPQIIAAEINNYKESTGRIQLSCAVEIGRRLMEAKALLPHGEWGKWLQEYVSYSQLTAERYMKVAREYGQTRGDSPGEEKAKSSTLKILSYSQALTLLDVPEEERVEFIAELDIENMSVRQLQRAIKEREQARWEKEETEQENKELQKALEGEKAENSELKKERDDLKTKAGELEKEKQNLEQDVEKRKAENSKLKEKPLFKSNQKLRADLTAAQIKNATHKVAFKFEALERAFKELTYELNLLLMIDKDVYGEYRKTLRKFLLKCLEEKVGN